In Candidatus Dormiibacterota bacterium, the following proteins share a genomic window:
- a CDS encoding ABC transporter ATP-binding protein — protein MASVAPLLDPDVDDDSGRPSPLRSPGIAVRAIRSTGLTKMYGGVRAVDGLDLDVPRGSITGFVGPNGAGKTTTIRMLLGLIRPSGGSAEVLGEDVSNPAAYLSRVGSLIEGPAFHPALSGRRNLEVLASLGGYTRGRVDEVLEIVDLTDRARDQYRRYSLGMKQRLGVAAALLPDPELIVLDEPSNGLDPAGIIAMRSLLRSLRERGTTVFVSSHLLGEVEQLADWLVVLDHGRLLFQGPIADLLARRQTRL, from the coding sequence ATGGCATCCGTCGCACCGCTCCTCGATCCCGACGTCGACGACGACAGCGGGCGGCCATCGCCCCTCCGGTCGCCGGGCATCGCCGTCCGGGCCATCCGCAGCACCGGGCTCACCAAGATGTACGGCGGCGTCCGCGCCGTCGACGGGCTCGACCTCGACGTGCCGAGAGGGTCGATCACCGGCTTCGTGGGACCCAACGGCGCCGGCAAGACGACCACGATCCGCATGCTCCTCGGCCTCATCCGTCCCAGCGGCGGCAGCGCGGAGGTTCTGGGCGAGGATGTCAGCAACCCGGCCGCGTACCTCTCGCGGGTGGGCTCGCTGATCGAGGGACCCGCGTTCCATCCGGCGCTCAGCGGGCGGCGCAACCTCGAGGTCCTCGCCAGCCTCGGCGGGTACACCCGCGGGCGTGTCGACGAGGTGCTGGAGATCGTCGACCTCACCGATCGCGCCCGCGATCAATACCGCCGCTACTCGCTCGGCATGAAGCAGCGTCTCGGCGTCGCCGCCGCGCTGCTTCCCGACCCCGAGCTGATCGTGCTCGACGAGCCGAGCAACGGCCTCGACCCGGCGGGCATCATCGCGATGCGCTCCCTGCTCCGGTCGCTCCGGGAGCGCGGCACCACCGTGTTCGTGAGCAGCCACCTCCTCGGCGAGGTCGAGCAGCTCGCCGACTGGCTGGTCGTCCTCGACCACGGACGCCTGCTCTTCCAGGGCCCGATCGCCGACCTGCTGGCGCGCCGGCAGACCCGGCTGC
- a CDS encoding response regulator transcription factor, with amino-acid sequence MIPPEAGTAGVPEGPETIRVLIADDQALVRAGFRMVVESRPDLAVVGEAADGAEAVALAAETRPDVVLMDIRMPLMDGIEATRRITSLEGDPPTRILILTTFDLDQYVYDALRAGAAGFLLKDVPPAELAAAIRTVAAGDALLAPVVTRRLIERFVALPSPRRADPGVLGELSGREGEVLRLIARGYTNQQIAEQLVLSTATVKSHVAHLLMKLGLRDRTQAVVLAYETGFVIPGS; translated from the coding sequence GTGATCCCGCCTGAGGCCGGGACCGCCGGCGTCCCGGAGGGACCGGAGACGATCCGCGTCCTGATCGCCGACGACCAGGCGCTGGTGCGGGCGGGCTTCCGGATGGTCGTGGAGTCGCGGCCGGACCTCGCGGTCGTCGGCGAGGCCGCCGACGGGGCCGAGGCGGTGGCGCTCGCCGCCGAGACCCGCCCCGACGTCGTCCTCATGGACATCCGCATGCCGCTGATGGACGGCATCGAGGCGACCCGGCGGATCACGTCCCTCGAGGGCGACCCACCCACCCGCATCCTGATCCTCACCACCTTCGACCTCGACCAGTACGTCTACGACGCCCTCCGCGCCGGGGCCGCAGGCTTCCTCCTCAAGGACGTCCCGCCCGCTGAGCTCGCCGCCGCCATCCGCACCGTCGCCGCCGGCGACGCCCTGCTCGCGCCGGTGGTGACGCGGCGGCTCATCGAGCGCTTCGTCGCCCTGCCCTCCCCCCGCCGGGCCGACCCGGGCGTGCTCGGCGAGCTGAGCGGGCGCGAGGGCGAGGTGCTCCGCCTGATCGCGCGCGGGTACACCAACCAGCAGATCGCCGAGCAGCTCGTGCTCAGCACCGCGACGGTGAAGAGCCACGTGGCCCACCTGCTGATGAAGCTCGGCCTGCGCGATCGCACCCAGGCGGTGGTGCTCGCCTACGAGACCGGCTTCGTCATCCCCGGCAGCTGA